Proteins encoded by one window of Vitis vinifera cultivar Pinot Noir 40024 chromosome 10, ASM3070453v1:
- the LOC100249172 gene encoding protein LIGHT-DEPENDENT SHORT HYPOCOTYLS 4: MSAAVAAAAAAANSGSRCNSANSSSSGNENSLLSRQIAVTQPLQPPSRYESQKRRDWNTFGQYLRNHRPPLALNRCSGANVLEFLRYLDQFGKTKVHTQMCPFFGHPHPPAPCPCPLRQAWGSLDALIGRLRAAFEENGGPPETNPFGARAVRLYLREVRDAQAKARGIAYEKKKRKRPQQHQESSSSTDLNSTQPNGGLVMVDSSDHGRPSMIPLSVLN, translated from the coding sequence ATGTCTGCTGCGGTCGCTGCAGCGGCAGCAGCTGCAAACTCTGGGAGTAGATGCAACTCAGCTAACAGTAGCAGCTCCGGCAACGAAAACAGCTTACTCAGCCGGCAAATAGCGGTGACGCAACCGCTGCAACCGCCGAGCCGGTACGAGTCGCAGAAGAGGCGCGACTGGAACACCTTCGGGCAGTACTTGAGGAACCACCGGCCGCCTCTGGCTCTCAACCGCTGCAGCGGCGCCAACGTCCTGGAGTTTCTCCGGTACCTCGATCAGTTCGGGAAGACGAAGGTGCACACCCAGATGTGCCCCTTCTTCGGCCACCCACACCCGCCGGCTCCATGCCCGTGCCCGCTCCGGCAGGCCTGGGGAAGCCTGGATGCACTCATCGGCCGCCTCCGGGCAGCCTTCGAGGAGAACGGGGGCCCGCCGGAGACCAACCCGTTCGGCGCACGCGCTGTGAGGCTGTATCTTCGGGAGGTTCGTGATGCTCAGGCCAAGGCGAGAGGCATAGCGTATGAGAAGAAGAAGCGGAAGCGGCCACAGCAACATCAAGAGTCTTCTTCAAGCACTGATCTGAATTCAACCCAACCCAATGGAGGTTTGGTTATGGTGGATTCATCCGATCATGGTCGGCCGTCAATGATTCCCCTTTCGGTTTTGAACTAG